The sequence AACATTAAGCAAAATGTCATAAAGCGACTGTATTTAGAAACCTCCCCATCCTAAAAAACTAAACCATGTGACTGGCAAAATGCTTTAAGTCATCTCTGAAAATCAATTTAATACTGAAAGTAGATAACACAGGATAACAATAAAAAGGTCTTCCCAATATGAGAAATCACAGTTTTTCCGCAGTAAGTACTTTTGTTCCCATGTACTTGGCAAAAAGGTACCAATTTGTGACATCTGGCAAGACAATGTAGttaaatgtacaaacaaaaaagaaatgacAAAGCTCAAATTTAAATAAACGTTTTGATACCGACTGATCAGCAAACCTTTCACAGTCATTTTCAATCAACTATTTACATCTATTCActagaaaacaacacaaaactaatcaataaaagaagaaaaaagaaatggtatggggggggggggaaagaataCATATTCGTTCATTTGGCTCATATCAACTTAAAATACAGTCAAAGCATTAAGTGTGTGGATTTACAAAGGAGTTCTGTAATCAAAGTCTGACCATGAATTCGTTGTCCCAGTGAGTGTGCTTGGACATCTGCCAACCTGGAATTATCTCTTGTCCTTAAGTTCAAAAAACCAACTGCATGTCTGAGACTCCAGTAAACGTATTTGACCCCTGAGTTTCTAATGCAAAAGTGTATTAAATACCTCATTACAGTGTATCTTAGTGCAAGCCATTTAACAGAGGTATATTCAAGAGCACCCAAGCGGACACGATTCCCCAGAATGGTTGCCTCTGTGGGCCAGATCACAACAAGCACTGTGGGAGGTGGTGTTTTGCTCTTTATTCTTGTGAAAACCAGCTTTTCAAATGCTTGAatttgtattacatttataaacatgtttttcatagaaaatataaatatcccTGAATGAAACAGATTCACAGCATTTGCTCTCGAGGACTCCAGTGCTACTACCATCACGTGGCCATCAAGTGTCTCTAAAGGTCTCCAGTTAATGTCCGtccctcctccaggtcctgcTGCGACGTCCTTTACTCGCTGTCGTGATAACTTACTGTCCGCTTCCCCCGGTTACGAGTGTTCACGCGCTTTTTCTGCGACTTGCTGCACAACTTGTTGCTGTACTCGTCCTCTTCCGAAGTGGACCACTGGCGGCGTTGCTTGAGCCGGCGGCTCGCCGTCCTCTCACCAACTCCGGACCGCTTGCGACTCCTCCTCTTTGGACCGCTGGCAAACGAGTTCTCGGAGGCTGAAGACGAACGCTGGCTTTCCGAGTCTGAACTGTGATTGCTGCTGCTGTAGCTTTCCTTTCGTTTACGTTTTGGCTTCTTCgcattcttcctcctcctcaaaggATCAACGCCTTGCTGCTTGGCCCCCTCGCCAGAATCAGACCGGAACGAGGCGTCTTCCTTGATGCGGTTACCACCCTTTTGTTTGGATTCCTTTTTGGGACGCTTTGAGGTGCCCGACTTCCTGTTTTTATGGTTCTTGGACACTGGCTCTTTCTTTCCAACCTTCTCATCTTCAGAATCGGAGGTGTAAATGCGTTTTCTGGTGGAAGACAGCGGATTCCTGGCTTCAATAGGTGAGGTTCTGTTCGACTCCCTCGTTTTGTACCGGTCTTCCCTCGATGCTGTGGCTGTTTTGTTCCCGTTTCCCTCTTTAGGCTGGCTTGCAGAAGCagagtcttcttcttcagagagaGAGTTGTCACTGCTGTATTTCTTTTTCGGGAGGGCTCGGAGATTCCGCCGTCTGTTTGATATATTGTCGGACTTATTCGACCCTTCGTCTGATGGGACGGCGGAGcatttcctcctcgtcttcttcttcttgggttTGCAGGCCTGCTCAGAACTCTCTGAAGCGGAGGTGACGCCACGAGGCCTTTTCGATGTCGTCTTGTTTCTGGTTGACCTCGTTGACTTGATTTCAGCCTCCGACTCCTCACTCCAGTGATGGCTTTCTGCTTTGCGTACTTCAGCTTTTTTCAGTCTTTTCTTGCGCGGACTGGATTTCTTTGGAGAATCACCGAGTTCCTCTGATTCAGCAACATCCACTTTATTAGTTGAGGCAGATTTTTGTTTGTCTTGGCTTTTTGACGGTGAAACTTTACACTTTTTCTTAGAGTCCTTGTGGATTGCATCCTCCACATTGCTTCCATTTTGGTGTGGGTGTTTCTGAGAGCTgactttctcctcttcatcggaGCTGACGGGAAGTTTGTGTCGCGTGGTCCTGTGTTCAGTGTCGTcgtcgtcttcctcttctttcttctcctcctcctcctcctcctcctcctcctcctcctcctcctcctcctcacttgtAATCCTCTTTTTTCTGGCTTGAGTGGCTGCTCTGCTTCTGGAGGGTTTCCGAGACACAGAAACTTCAGCTTCTTCAGAACTCTCCTCTGCAGCTTCCTCCTGCTCGGAGTTGTGGTCAAACTTGAGATGTTTTACACTGTGTCCATTCACATGGGACAAAGTATCtgcagaggaaaagaggagggaaACTATTAGAGAATCCTTCATCACAATTCCAAGCAAGTGGCAACAAGAAATTCAAAACCAATTATGATCGATGGGTACATTTCTTACCATTTCCCTTATTCTTAGCAGCTCGTCTTAACGTCCTCTGTTTTTTGGCCCCCGAGTCTCCATTCTGCAGATTCTGGGAGGAGGATGACGCATCACTGCTTTTGCCATCCTCGCCGTCCTTGGACTCGCCTCCCGATTCCTTTGTTGTTCGAGAACCTAGAGAAACAAGGACAGAATATAGAAAATGTATCCTGTAAGCTACCTAAACTCTTTCTGAATTTAAATAACATGGTTAACATTTTGTGTTGTATGATAAAAGTACTAAAAACAGCAATTGCATACCCCGTCTTGATGGCTGGTCATCAGAATCCGAGCTGCTCTGGATCACTGCGGTGCGCTTGCCGGTGTGGCGAAGGCGGCTGCTGCTCCTTTTgggctcttcctcctcatcctgctcctcGAAGTCCTCATCCGATGCTTTAATGAGTTTGCCAGTGTGGCGAAGGCGGCTGCTGCTCCTTCTgggctcttcctcctcatcatcctgcTCCTCATCATCCTGCTCCTCGAAGTCCTCATCCGATGCTTCAATGAGTTTGCCGGTTTGCCGAAGGCGGCTGCTGCTCCTTCTgggctcttcctcctcatcatcctgcTCCTCATCATCCTGCTCCTCATCATCCTGCTCCTCGAAGTCCTCATCCGATGCTTCAATGAGTTTGCCGGTGTGGCGAAGGCAGCTGCTGCTCCTTCTgggctcttcctcctcatcatcctgcTCCTCGAAGTCCTCATCCGATGCTTTAATGAGTTTGCCAGTGTGCCAaaggcggctgctgctgctccttctgggctcttcctcctcatccgaTGCTTCAATGAGTTTGCCAGTGTGGCGAAGGCGGCTGCTGCTCCTTCTgggctcttcctcctcatcctgctcctcAAAGTCCTCATCCGATGCTTCAATGAGTTTCATCTTATTCATAGCCGCGCTCGCCGTCTTTCTCTTGAGTGACCTGCGAACCGTGATCTTATCTTCCCTGTCAGAGCCCTGGGATGTTGCTCTGTCGGAGACCCGGGGGCGACGTCTCTCTCTGCGAGACGATCTGCCGCTGTGACCGTTCATCTCGGCTCTGCCCACTGAAAACAAGCCAATGCGGAAAGATGTTTAAAATGATGTCGAGTGATGTTTGTTTGCTCAGAGTAATGTTTTGAAGACAGTCGTCGTGTTTACCCGTGCGCTTTCTGTCCGCACCGGCACTGTTTCTGATCAGCCGTGTGCTCCGGCTGTTCTTGCCCCTGCTGGGGTAGCGGCGACGTGAAGCCTGGGAGGACATCTCACCTTCactatcctcctcttcttcactgtcGCTCTCTGCAACTAGCAACAACAATCCACATGTACAACTTAAGAATGGCCCAGTAAAACACAGCATGATTAAAAACTGGATCTTAACAGGAATGCGTAACTCCTGACCTTTTTTCCTCTGCTTGGCACGGTTGCTTCTGGTAAGCTTTGCTTTCCGTCTGAGTTGACGGTGCCTGAAGAATCCAGGagttttctcctcctctgactCACTCAGCTCGCTCTCACTGTCAGACtctgaaatacattttttaaaatacatttcataCATTCAGTTGGCAGATGCCTTTATCCAAGGTGACATACAATAAGTGAAGAAACCAAATCCAGATAATTGGACAAACAACCCTCAGCATTTTTAGAGAACTACGGATttgctggagaaaaaaaaaagagcagaaatAACGAGACTAATTGATTCCCAAGTTTTGTATGCGCCGTTATGGGGTTATCACAAATGTGCACAGAACAAGTCACAAATAttaaatttacaaatgcacgcagaacaatttcacaaatacatttcattgcacacataaataaattaaaatgtgtttgtttgtcgagtttttgagactcccctgccgtggctcgatttgcaaatgcgtttttttcaacgtagacctatctgtagccaatcagatgtcgccctcattttcaaccaatcacatgagcgTCATTCGCGCCTCAgaggggcttatctccatggctttactccgtggaaacggttatctTTTCCGCCATCCatcatggaagaaataaccactatttctgctttatactcgtTATGGAAATCCCAGTAACGATGAGACGACTGTAAGGAACTGACTAAGCGGCAAAGTTTCCTTTGTACCTGGAGTTGATGAAGCAGCTTTGGGGCCGGAGTCATCGTCAGAGGAGCTGTGACCTAAGCTGCCCCTTCGACTCCTTCGACTCCTCCTGGCTCTCTCAGGAACAGACACTTTGGCTGAGGTAGATTTGGTCACCGATGTCGACTCCACTTTTTCCTGAGTTTTTGCAGCAGCTTTCTTTTGActtgtggaaaaaaaagaaaaagaacgcAACATAAACAGGAAACTCTAAACATCCCGGACTGCTCCAACGGCGCCGGAAACATTTCCTATCAGAATATTGTAAGCAattgttctaaaaaaaaaagaagcataacTCAAAACAGACCTTGATGAGGCATTAGACGGATCCTGCTGCTGCATTTTCTTGCGGAATCTCTGACTGCGGCGGAGCCTGTCGCTGCTTTTGTTGGCAGTTTTGTACTCTGATATGATTGTTCGGATTTTCTCCTCGAAGAAGGCAGACATCCTCAAGGTCATACTGTAAATCTAGAGTAGAAGAGAAAAAGTAAGTAAGATAAACTCAAacataacaaaaacagaaaatcaagaATAGCATAttcaaaacattacatttatacGATAAtgtcaaacattaaagagcagTTATCGTGAAATCTCTTCCACAAGCATTtcttctactacttcttcttcttctattaagCCCACTTACCTTGGAACGTTTATTGGGTGTGTAGGCTTTAGCGTTTGCAAATATTAGCCGGGTGTCTTTGCAAAGCTCTACAGGGTTTTCATAGCGGTCTTCAAACAAGGTTCTTTTTACTGTGTCAAAGTCCATTGGTGTATCAATGATGTCATGGTAGTCCTGGACAAGCAAACAAAACATGATTTAGACTCCATCAAAACATAAAGATGTTGCCCTCAGTTTGTTGTGTTAACTCACTGGATAGTTCTGAGGGTTCACAGGCTGCCTGAACGGTTCAGAGTCCTCGCACTCGAATATGTAGTTGAGCAGATACTTGCACTGTTCCTTCCAGGCGTCTCTGTCAGGCACCACCTCTGCAGTGCGCTGCgatagaggagaaagagaggacatcatcatgacatgtaAATCATGCCATCTGCTGCTATTGAATCATTTACCATGCGTTTCAAActgatgtaataaaaaaaacaatgttaatCAAGAATGTTAATCAAGAACGTTAAAGTCCTATGTTATGTTTTCTCTCGCATCTCGTCTATTTACCTGACGCAGTCTGTGTCTGGAGGATGTTCCTGGTGCTTCTGTATCCTCTTCCTGTAGGCAGTAATCAAATTTGTATTATTTGGTTGATTAATAACCAGATTACTTTTTCAGTTGCAAAGAGGACCAAAGATGAATTACTAAAAATGGAAAAACTCATTTCTAACAATCAACTAACTCATTTAAGTTTCCTGAAACTAACACATAGTAATTTCACAGAAATGCATGGTAGAGCAAACAAATATAAGAATGACTCAAGCTGATTTAATTAGACTtacctcatcctcatcatccatTTCCTCAACAGCATTGTAAATCTCCATGATATCTGTGCAGCTGGGATTACTGGGGAAAGTAGGAAGAATGTGTCCATTTATTGTGCAAGACAACCTATTTGAATGGCACTGTGCCTGTTATTTGGGTCTCACATGATTTAGAtgatcacaaaacaaaatactagtTTCTACAGAGTAAAACGTACTTGACAAATTTCTGGAGGACATTCGTGATGATCTTTGCAGAGTGGGCAATCTTGCTCCTCGGCTCATTGAAAGTGCGGGCGTTATGTGCAATATACCTGGCATCCCAAATTAATGCCGAGAGGTGCCTGTGGATGGAGGCGAGTAAATACACGGCGTCTTCACAAACAACATTTCTTCTTTAAACTGCCTTTGCTTTggtggaaggagggaggaggaaagactGGTGGGACTGACCTGTAAAATCTGTTCCTGAGTCGCAGGCTGATGGTGCCCAGGTCAGTGGGATATGCGATTACAGTGCAGTAAGTGGGATACTGGACTAAGTCCACAGGACCAGAGAAGGGAGCTGCAATTCCTATAGCAGAAACACAGTGGGAAGGTGGGTAAGCATGGATGGGAAGAAATTATTTTGCTGTTGACGGAAACCTGGAGATGATGCAAGTGGATTGGGACCAAACGTGTGAAAGTGTGCGATTGAGAGCAAGCAACAGAGAGCTTGTTTACGTGCGTACACACCAACGGTGATGAGCTGGTCGATGCCGGCGACGATGCGCTCGCACTCGGCGTCTCGGCTCCTCTCCCCCCACTCCCCAGGCAGAGGCTTGTACATCAGCTCGCTCGTCTCCTCTGGAGTCACAGGGATACCGCCTCCTTCCGTCTCTGGCCGCTGAGCTGCACGGTAGAGACAGACTTATTCAATATGCATTGGCCCCATTAACCCCACTTTGTGTGAATGGACAGGTCTGTGTGATTATGCATGTGACATAAATAAGATGGTAAAAGAAAGTCTAAATTACCATCATCTGGAATTGGTTCGACGTCCCATGGACTCAGTTTTTCGGTTTCCCCATTGTCCCATCTGGTGAAAGCACACCAAAGTCAACCATCACACTTCCAACAATATTGCGCGTATGACAAACGCCTCGAAGTGGCTTAAAAATAGCAATATGGCATGTGGCACACAATTTCATCGATCTACTGCTCAGAAGAATTACagccctccgcctccctccccatcgcaagagagtgtgtttgtttaaGTGTGCAATTAATCTTCAAATATGATGATTATTTTCAATTAAAAACTAATATTACATTATGTTACTGTAATTACAAGAAAAGTGTGAAAAACATGATAAACTGTCATGTCTCTTAATAACCACTAGGGGACAGGCAGACTAGTCCCAGACAAAAGCAGTGTGTCCTAGAAACTAGCTGATATTTGCGACCTGTATCATGATGACGTGTGTTTTCCCACCTGACTTTGAAGCACTGGAAGAGACTGTCAGGGTATTCCGCCTGGTAGGGCTCCTGACAGACGATTCTACCAAACCACCAGGCATCGTCTATCACGGAGCGAAACCGGTCACCTGCACAGGAGAAGATGTTCAccgatttatatatatatacacatatatacatagacacatgCAGAAATTCAGAATAAATCTGGAGAGTAAAATGTACTCATTAGTTTGAAATGTAGACGGTTATAAAAAATTTACTAATTGGTAGCACCTTTCTTCTGTGTTTGAAATGGATATGAAGAGGATGCTACTCGTCTTTAAAGCTAGGATTTACCATCTTTAACAATATGCACAAACTTACTTGGTTGCCAGTTTCTACGAAGCGCCTCATCATAACTTTGCCTCAACACGAGGAAATCTATCACATCTGGCATGTCGTGATACCTGGGGGAGAAATATACATCACTTTCATGCGGAAGTACACTAAACCAGAGGTTCTCAATGCATGTCCTTTAGAAAGATTTGCAATCGCCTATTTTTTTTAGGTCCATCGTATTTGGTTTGGCTTTTTGGGATGTTACAAAGAGCGCTAATATCATATTTGAGGGATAATTTCAGTAAATTAAAGTACATTCAGACGTTGCTTATCCCCGTGCAAATATGGTgcatgagacacatggagaATAAGTTCTTATTACATGAGGTGCCCTGGTAATACGATTAAAGATATTTGCAGATTATAATAGTTAAATTCTAGATGTGAGATGTAAAAATGTCCtacatttaaatgaattgaTCGATAAAACCGGGACCACACTTTAAGAGAACAATGCAATACATTTTTAAGACGTTGGCTTTGTAAAACAGATGCTAAATTATGTAGATGAATGATATCGATTTGATCAAACAAATTACAGGACCAGAAATTCAGCCAACATGTCAAGCCAGAACCGGATTTTTATCCTCAAAATATTTGTCCTGATCATAACACTAAGgcacaacaaaaataaagacattcacTAGAATACATTTCAGAATCATAATCTCCATATGATGTGCAGTCAGGTTAAGTGTGTTGGGGTACTAATTGGGTTAATAAATGCAACAATATGTGAAAACTGAGCTGCTTACTTGACAGAAAACGACTTGTCTGATATTTTGCCAGTGCCGTGGTCAATGAGAGTCAGCTTCAGACAGCAGAGTGTTGGAGGGCAGACTTCGTATTTGATCCCAGTGATCTTCACAAACTCTTGGTCCTAGAAGACATttgaaaaacataaaacacaaaataatggGTACCTACGTTTAAATAACAAAACCAACTGAAATTCTGTATCCAAGAGTTCTTTTTTCTTGACGTCATTGAAGCTTTACGAGCTCTTCGAACACAAACTTTTGTTATTCTCCTCGTATTTGCCCCGAGTCTTACCCGTAGCTCCATTTTCTTCCAGGGCTGTTTGTCGACGTTGATGGGGTAAAGCTCACTTCGGTTCACTGCATCCACATAGGCCTCGTGTCCCTGCCGGAAGTAGATCACCTGACACGGCAAGAGATTCAGAGCTTAGACAGTAACTTTTCTACAAGATGAGAAACAGAATCGTGATCTTGACATCGTGTTAAACCACCAATAGACCGATACAGCTGCTGTAAATTAAAGAACAATCTGAACTGTCAATATTTCTAACGGCTAAATTATTCCCCAACTTTGCGGAATTTCTCTTTTATGCTCTTGGAGAGTGCCTCTCTCAAGGTAAAGTACATACCTCGTCGCCCATTTGGGGAACAAAAGGAGACTTCCTGTGAATGACGTCCGTGATCCATGTTGAAGGTCTGAACTCATTCGACACTTCTCTATTGATGGATGGTCGGATTTTTGGACGCTGTAAAACATTGAAGGTAATTATGAGCCCGTTTCATCATATTTCTGACCAAATTCATCTCTATGTTTCTCCCTGACAGAAGCAAAGTCTGGGAAATGATCGACCAGTTAGGACTCAGACAGCGAGAGGTTAGGATGAGGTCGGCTACCGTGTGTACTGGACACAATGCGTTCAATAACTCACCCTGGGTAACTTGTACTTTGCCTTCTTGGATTTCCCTTTGCTTTTGACAGATTTTTTCTCTTCATCACTCTgctgcttctccttctccttctcatcctcttcctcctcctcttcattctcattatcttcctcctcatcttcagaGCTGCTGATTCTGCGCTGCACTCGGAGTCGTTTCCGTAACGACAACGGGGTGGAGGGCTTCAGGTTGATACCAGCATCTGCCGTCCAGTCCGAGTACTCGCTGGACGTGTGGCTGTCCAATAAAAAGAAGTGGCGATTACAATGTTAAGTTAGATACACACGAAAACAGGCAGAAAAACatagttttttaaattatttgttttaaccTGCTTGGGGTACCAGATGGGTGGAGATTGCCACCTAAGACAACACAAAGGagtaatacaacattttaacatgaaagaaaaaaaactttaccATCTATATAATAATTTTT comes from Pseudoliparis swirei isolate HS2019 ecotype Mariana Trench chromosome 20, NWPU_hadal_v1, whole genome shotgun sequence and encodes:
- the brwd1 gene encoding bromodomain and WD repeat-containing protein 3 isoform X1; its protein translation is MAKNRNISLLESELYYLISRFLTTGPCRRAAEVLASELQDYQLFPGRLDWLGNQHPRTYEDVVAANRHISPDHLLQICKQIGPILDKEVPSCVPGVYSLLGSGKQSMLRTAKDCGTVRFNASSYAALHRGRPPERPFSCKKPPHLVKVHRGRELTGAQRFSSINPVSNYEHMRLHRRILGHLSAVYCIAFDRTGLRIFTGSDDCLVKIWSSFDGRLHSTLRGHSAEITDLAVNYENTLIAAGSCDKSIRVWCLRTCAPVAVLQGHSGSITSLQFAPFAKGSKRFMLSTGTDATVCFWQWDVNNFNFSDRPHKFIERPRPGVQTVCSSFSPGGMFLATGSTDDVIRIYYLGGGSPEKISELHEHTDKVDSIQFCHSGERFVSGSRDGTARIWKLHLRQQWRCILLNMSATLPGIEPMSEEESYFKPKVTMVAWDRHDITVITAVNNHLLKVWNSYTGQLLHILKGHEAEVFVLEPHPVDPRIILSAGHDGNVFIWDLLRGANTQHYFNMIEGQGHGAVFDCKFTPDGHRFACTDSHGHLLIFGFGSSKPYEKLPDQVFFHTDYRPLIRDTNGFVLDEQTQQAPHLMPPPFLVDVDGNPHPPRYQRLVPGRENIAAQHLVPQLGYVATSDGEVVEQVISQQTAEHDEVSIRRSTLLDEAIRNLQQQQDRQGTELVVGAGLEGQAEAQGLALAPAPSTPRRVSVNDRADVQSPPNVGLRRSGQVEGVRQMHQNAPRSQMATERDLQAWRRRVVVPEVALSSYRIQERLRAARGDEEVVLYNAKKRRIIYSSCRDDSDDEPHTAKRAHGRSDPLEFFDLSCEEGEETASSEDNELDGSEMDSSNDEEEWKSDSSSHTSSEYSDWTADAGINLKPSTPLSLRKRLRVQRRISSSEDEEEDNENEEEEEEDEKEKEKQQSDEEKKSVKSKGKSKKAKYKLPRRPKIRPSINREVSNEFRPSTWITDVIHRKSPFVPQMGDEVIYFRQGHEAYVDAVNRSELYPINVDKQPWKKMELRDQEFVKITGIKYEVCPPTLCCLKLTLIDHGTGKISDKSFSVKYHDMPDVIDFLVLRQSYDEALRRNWQPSDRFRSVIDDAWWFGRIVCQEPYQAEYPDSLFQCFKVRWDNGETEKLSPWDVEPIPDDAQRPETEGGGIPVTPEETSELMYKPLPGEWGERSRDAECERIVAGIDQLITVGIAAPFSGPVDLVQYPTYCTVIAYPTDLGTISLRLRNRFYRHLSALIWDARYIAHNARTFNEPRSKIAHSAKIITNVLQKFVNNPSCTDIMEIYNAVEEMDDEDEEEDTEAPGTSSRHRLRQRTAEVVPDRDAWKEQCKYLLNYIFECEDSEPFRQPVNPQNYPDYHDIIDTPMDFDTVKRTLFEDRYENPVELCKDTRLIFANAKAYTPNKRSKIYSMTLRMSAFFEEKIRTIISEYKTANKSSDRLRRSQRFRKKMQQQDPSNASSSQKKAAAKTQEKVESTSVTKSTSAKVSVPERARRSRRSRRGSLGHSSSDDDSGPKAASSTPESDSESELSESEEEKTPGFFRHRQLRRKAKLTRSNRAKQRKKVAESDSEEEEDSEGEMSSQASRRRYPSRGKNSRSTRLIRNSAGADRKRTVGRAEMNGHSGRSSRRERRRPRVSDRATSQGSDREDKITVRRSLKRKTASAAMNKMKLIEASDEDFEEQDEEEEPRRSSSRLRHTGKLIEASDEEEEPRRSSSSRLWHTGKLIKASDEDFEEQDDEEEEPRRSSSCLRHTGKLIEASDEDFEEQDDEEQDDEEQDDEEEEPRRSSSRLRQTGKLIEASDEDFEEQDDEEQDDEEEEPRRSSSRLRHTGKLIKASDEDFEEQDEEEEPKRSSSRLRHTGKRTAVIQSSSDSDDQPSRRGSRTTKESGGESKDGEDGKSSDASSSSQNLQNGDSGAKKQRTLRRAAKNKGNDTLSHVNGHSVKHLKFDHNSEQEEAAEESSEEAEVSVSRKPSRSRAATQARKKRITSEEEEEEEEEEEEEEEEKKEEEDDDDTEHRTTRHKLPVSSDEEEKVSSQKHPHQNGSNVEDAIHKDSKKKCKVSPSKSQDKQKSASTNKVDVAESEELGDSPKKSSPRKKRLKKAEVRKAESHHWSEESEAEIKSTRSTRNKTTSKRPRGVTSASESSEQACKPKKKKTRRKCSAVPSDEGSNKSDNISNRRRNLRALPKKKYSSDNSLSEEEDSASASQPKEGNGNKTATASREDRYKTRESNRTSPIEARNPLSSTRKRIYTSDSEDEKVGKKEPVSKNHKNRKSGTSKRPKKESKQKGGNRIKEDASFRSDSGEGAKQQGVDPLRRRKNAKKPKRKRKESYSSSNHSSDSESQRSSSASENSFASGPKRRSRKRSGVGERTASRRLKQRRQWSTSEEDEYSNKLCSKSQKKRVNTRNRGKRTVSYHDSE